One Moorella sp. E308F DNA segment encodes these proteins:
- a CDS encoding zf-HC2 domain-containing protein: MNCRQARRLLSPYFDNEVGVKERDAIEKHLAVCPACREELEAMRKISAGLQEIYRHVKAPPGFSTAVITRIKQQARQREANAALRRPAWMRHLAAAAAVAVLAGGTVFLAYKERPGGATDGSVAWQDSSQVEPPAVALAPGEQTQETNLQGQRGDGGRASKETGSTGKAAALKDKNEGRVTQQVDTKKINPELAKPQQEVNKGQISGQQPEVTSPQPASQKQEGQPARVFLSNTRHSRSTLLKLKVANLPAVQEKVLTLATQAGAESPQVVWVWQNEETILRLVVPVQAAGKLVEEVAALGEELERHQETNDITAEYNRKLAEYQLLAGQKEKANASAGMLKMLQQQLEALEKESLEAGHEIVNIWLMAR; encoded by the coding sequence ATGAACTGCCGGCAGGCCCGGCGCTTGCTTTCCCCCTACTTTGACAATGAAGTGGGGGTTAAAGAAAGAGACGCGATAGAAAAGCACCTTGCCGTTTGTCCCGCCTGCCGTGAAGAACTGGAAGCCATGAGGAAAATATCCGCGGGGCTGCAGGAAATATACAGGCATGTTAAAGCACCGCCGGGTTTCAGCACGGCGGTCATCACCAGGATAAAGCAGCAGGCCCGGCAGCGGGAAGCGAATGCTGCGCTACGGAGGCCTGCCTGGATGAGACATCTGGCGGCAGCGGCGGCAGTGGCGGTACTGGCCGGAGGCACCGTGTTCCTGGCCTACAAGGAAAGGCCGGGGGGCGCAACGGATGGAAGTGTGGCCTGGCAGGACAGCTCGCAAGTAGAGCCCCCGGCGGTAGCCCTGGCACCAGGGGAACAAACCCAGGAAACAAATTTACAGGGACAACGTGGAGATGGTGGAAGGGCATCAAAGGAGACAGGATCTACCGGGAAGGCAGCTGCCCTTAAGGATAAAAACGAAGGAAGGGTAACGCAACAGGTAGATACGAAAAAAATCAACCCTGAACTCGCTAAACCCCAGCAAGAAGTGAATAAGGGACAAATCTCAGGGCAACAGCCTGAAGTAACCAGCCCGCAACCTGCGTCTCAAAAACAAGAAGGCCAGCCTGCCCGGGTTTTCCTGAGCAATACCAGGCATAGCCGCAGTACGCTGCTCAAGCTAAAGGTAGCTAACCTACCAGCGGTTCAAGAGAAGGTATTAACCCTGGCCACGCAGGCAGGAGCGGAATCCCCACAGGTGGTGTGGGTATGGCAAAACGAAGAGACTATTCTCCGCCTGGTAGTACCGGTGCAAGCAGCAGGCAAGCTGGTCGAGGAAGTAGCTGCCCTGGGGGAAGAACTGGAGCGCCATCAGGAGACAAATGACATCACAGCGGAGTACAACAGGAAGCTGGCCGAATATCAACTGCTGGCTGGGCAAAAGGAGAAGGCAAATGCCAGCGCCGGCATGCTTAAAATGCTGCAGCAACAGCTGGAAGCATTAGAAAAAGAATCGCTGGAGGCCGGTCACGAAATCGTAAACATATGGCTTATGGCCAGATAG
- a CDS encoding RNA polymerase sigma factor, with the protein MDEVKGLIARVQQGDMYAFEELVRAYQEKIYSLAFTLAGNHADAEDLAQEILLKVYIALPNFVNDERGFDAWVHRIGVNLWIDWWRRRKKVQIFSLDAGGGTDDGGISWEIASEGNNPEEELKKKEFWRALWRTMGELPENCRVALKLRAIDGYSYKEITVILKNSEAGLKSQLNRCRQRLKQKLAAAGFYL; encoded by the coding sequence ATGGATGAAGTCAAAGGCCTGATAGCCAGGGTCCAGCAAGGGGATATGTACGCTTTTGAAGAGCTGGTAAGAGCCTACCAGGAGAAGATTTACTCCCTGGCCTTCACCCTGGCAGGCAACCATGCCGACGCTGAAGATCTGGCCCAGGAAATCTTGCTGAAAGTGTACATAGCACTGCCAAATTTCGTTAATGACGAGCGAGGGTTTGACGCCTGGGTGCATAGAATTGGTGTTAATCTGTGGATTGACTGGTGGAGAAGGCGCAAGAAGGTACAGATATTTTCCCTGGATGCCGGAGGGGGTACCGATGATGGCGGAATAAGCTGGGAAATAGCAAGTGAAGGGAACAATCCGGAAGAAGAATTAAAAAAGAAAGAGTTCTGGAGGGCGCTGTGGCGTACCATGGGCGAACTCCCGGAAAACTGCCGGGTGGCGCTCAAATTAAGGGCGATTGACGGTTATTCCTATAAAGAAATTACCGTTATCTTGAAAAACTCTGAGGCGGGCCTCAAGTCCCAGTTGAACCGCTGCCGGCAGCGGTTGAAACAAAAGTTAGCGGCTGCCGGGTTCTATCTCTAG
- a CDS encoding Rpn family recombination-promoting nuclease/putative transposase — MFLELIKTFVREKWVETIDADDLILVNKSYVLQDFSEKEADIVYRLKTRDKNVIFYVLLELQSTVDYLIPFRLLLYMVEIWREIFNNTPQYERESKHFRLPPIIPAVLYNGAGSWTAALSFKEMLDRYQDFCGHLLDFRYLLFDVNRYSEEELIRAANLIAGVFLLDQKMRPEELVGRMIYNLELTLAEMQQQALLKGKMEGKIEGKIEGKLEGKLEGKLEAQQEIARNLLLLNIDIDTIIKATGLSPEEINVLRKQLEN, encoded by the coding sequence GTGTTCCTGGAACTCATAAAGACCTTCGTCCGGGAAAAATGGGTAGAAACCATTGATGCCGACGACCTCATCCTGGTGAACAAATCCTACGTCCTCCAGGATTTCAGCGAGAAAGAAGCCGATATCGTCTACCGGCTTAAGACCAGAGATAAAAACGTCATCTTTTACGTCCTGCTGGAGCTGCAGTCAACGGTAGACTACCTCATACCCTTCCGTCTATTGCTTTATATGGTAGAGATCTGGCGGGAAATCTTCAACAACACGCCGCAGTATGAGCGGGAAAGCAAACATTTCCGCCTGCCGCCCATCATCCCGGCCGTCCTCTACAACGGAGCCGGCTCCTGGACAGCGGCGCTCTCTTTCAAAGAAATGCTGGACCGTTACCAGGATTTTTGCGGGCATCTCCTGGACTTCCGCTATCTTCTCTTTGACGTCAACCGTTACAGCGAAGAAGAACTTATCAGGGCGGCAAACCTGATCGCCGGTGTCTTTCTCCTGGACCAGAAGATGCGCCCGGAAGAGCTGGTGGGACGGATGATTTACAACCTGGAATTAACCCTGGCAGAGATGCAGCAGCAGGCTTTATTGAAAGGCAAGATGGAAGGCAAGATTGAAGGTAAGATTGAGGGTAAGTTGGAGGGCAAGTTGGAAGGCAAGCTGGAAGCCCAACAGGAAATAGCCAGAAACTTGCTGCTGCTCAACATAGACATTGACACCATTATCAAGGCTACCGGACTTAGCCCGGAAGAGATAAATGTCCTGAGAAAGCAACTGGAAAATTGA
- a CDS encoding RNA polymerase sigma factor, translating into MNLGSKKAPGKKNGAVSFEELVLTYQDRVYNLSYQLTGNHTDAQDLAQEVFVRAYMGLDKFRYEADPGTWLHRITVNLFLNLRRKIARHPAVSLDAPLDTGEGEVTREVAAAGGDPQELVEDMELRGFVRSALRQLPAEYQAVLVLRELQGYSYEEIASLLGCPPGTVKSRLNRARQAMREKVTQMAEEKPPEHRQP; encoded by the coding sequence TTGAACCTTGGGAGTAAAAAAGCGCCTGGCAAAAAGAATGGCGCTGTTTCCTTTGAAGAACTGGTCCTGACCTATCAAGATAGAGTATATAATTTGAGCTACCAGCTGACGGGCAACCATACCGACGCCCAGGACCTGGCCCAGGAGGTTTTTGTCCGGGCCTACATGGGGCTGGATAAGTTCCGGTACGAGGCCGACCCGGGCACCTGGCTGCACCGCATCACCGTAAATTTATTTTTAAACCTGCGCCGGAAAATAGCCCGCCACCCGGCGGTTTCCCTGGACGCCCCCCTGGATACGGGTGAGGGCGAGGTCACCAGGGAAGTGGCCGCTGCCGGGGGCGACCCCCAGGAACTGGTAGAGGACATGGAGCTGAGGGGCTTTGTCCGCAGCGCCTTAAGGCAGCTGCCGGCGGAGTACCAGGCGGTGCTGGTGCTGCGGGAACTGCAGGGTTACAGTTATGAGGAAATTGCGTCCCTGCTGGGCTGCCCGCCGGGGACGGTGAAATCGCGCCTCAACCGGGCGCGGCAGGCTATGAGAGAGAAAGTAACGCAGATGGCAGAGGAGAAGCCGCCTGAGCACAGGCAGCCTTGA
- a CDS encoding zf-HC2 domain-containing protein has translation MQCREAREFFSPYLDGELATEEMEVLQQHLEGCPACREELARWRKLSLALQGLKAPVAAPPGFATAANARLAERQRVRPWRGIRRWAAAAAAVAVLAAGSIGYAARGIWQHLPAPVASVQHSDGRQVAVDNPVPNAEPPASNLLPDSGTSQTVKPDGRQPGGGEAPGKDTAPVIASSGKESSKPADGAVTPTGNGNSGGQPTQVAAAEPYVARAFLGDRRQATSTMLKITVADMAVARARALSLAAGSGADTQVIADQDNGQEKRVIYTFKVAEGQAAALLDGLSQLGQVISKNTTTLDLTEQFSATLEQYQAKVAQVNAAADSAEKEKLAKEAKALEQQLSTWEEETKQHTIILWLETN, from the coding sequence ATGCAGTGCCGTGAAGCGCGGGAGTTTTTCTCGCCCTACCTGGACGGGGAACTCGCCACAGAAGAAATGGAAGTTTTACAGCAGCACCTGGAAGGCTGCCCGGCCTGCCGGGAGGAACTGGCCCGCTGGCGAAAGCTTTCCCTGGCGCTGCAGGGGTTGAAGGCGCCGGTGGCGGCGCCGCCGGGGTTTGCTACGGCGGCCAACGCCAGGCTGGCGGAACGGCAAAGGGTCCGGCCCTGGCGAGGTATCCGGCGCTGGGCGGCTGCCGCTGCAGCCGTGGCTGTACTGGCCGCCGGCTCTATCGGCTACGCCGCCCGGGGAATATGGCAGCACTTGCCTGCACCTGTAGCCAGTGTGCAGCACAGCGATGGCCGGCAGGTAGCTGTTGACAACCCCGTTCCGAACGCGGAGCCGCCGGCGTCAAATTTGCTGCCGGACAGCGGGACCAGCCAGACGGTAAAGCCAGACGGCCGGCAGCCGGGTGGCGGTGAAGCGCCCGGTAAAGACACGGCACCCGTGATCGCCAGCAGCGGCAAAGAGTCTTCCAAACCCGCCGACGGAGCGGTTACACCTACAGGCAACGGCAATTCTGGCGGGCAGCCCACGCAGGTAGCTGCAGCTGAACCCTATGTAGCCCGCGCCTTCTTGGGCGACCGGCGCCAGGCGACCAGCACCATGCTTAAAATTACGGTGGCTGATATGGCAGTGGCTAGGGCAAGGGCCTTGAGCCTGGCGGCCGGCAGCGGCGCGGACACCCAGGTCATCGCCGACCAGGACAACGGCCAGGAAAAACGGGTAATTTACACATTCAAGGTAGCAGAAGGCCAGGCCGCTGCCCTCCTGGACGGACTGAGCCAGCTGGGTCAGGTGATCTCCAAAAATACCACTACCCTGGACCTGACCGAGCAGTTCAGCGCCACCCTGGAGCAGTACCAGGCCAAGGTGGCCCAGGTGAACGCCGCCGCCGATTCGGCGGAAAAAGAAAAACTCGCTAAGGAAGCCAAAGCCCTGGAACAACAGCTCAGCACCTGGGAAGAGGAAACGAAACAGCACACCATCATATTATGGCTGGAGACGAATTAA
- a CDS encoding S8 family serine peptidase, which yields MGISLHKTKTVTRVLVFSMFLLLLVLLGPPPGRQGRGFLTDRAADIIGARPLAAPGLVAPAGLTGKGEIVGLADSGLDVGSASDIHPDLQGAPGQMPKVVMLKSWAGREKADDPVGHGTHLAGIIAGTGAASNDQYRGIAPGASIYFQGLLNSRGEMAIPEDLSRLFRPAYEAGVRIHVDGWGGGPNAYRDAAAQIDSFVRQYPDFLPIFGAGNSGPVQGSLTTEANSKNALVVGASESVRPAFSPDANDASRQADFSSRGPTGDGRNKPDLLAPGTGIVAPRSRLVEGNFPPNASYNVQSGTSQAAAVTGGAAAILRQYLKTRGFSDPSAALLKAALVNGAWTPPEGPTAAFPGILDLAGTVLALEEKSMHLVDAGEGLAAGQEMTFQVEVNAAAAPFKATLAWTDPAPAPGAEAALVNDLDLVVIAPDGRQFFGNDYNDTGKADRRNNLEKVYIKDPAPGTYTVKVRAITITKSALPGTRQPVQDFALAFGRPLERGVVAGVNGNSVILSDGRTITAPPGGIKNCVDGAVAPADSASILPGSEAYLGPQTLYIVGRSWQAAGVQALQTGQGSLFLEINSQARTGGYYFNPAGSLSVNDRPGIAADLPPGFSLDATLNPATQTLWRVRAGYQEKEGILARIDLEKRELWLLGRDAPYTFSPHVAVTFADKLVDAGREDLPYGAAGRAEAGSLVPGMAVHLVFDPATGLVEYIAVKRELALGQVTRVEGNSLTLATGATYTLFPGAPVKRDGEPAQVAAVRPGDWAVLNLMSGSRQIIALTAYSNVTYGRVLYVSANRRSLYLMDYANQFRIYGLDDSTEVFRWGLPVSVATLSPGDWVRLTIAPGGEKAWRADIAAPAGETGKVLAGVDGRQGLLRTADGGSYFLSDRTLVTLNGYRVDAAGLPAWVPVTLTLLEGPEGSILARVAAASFPASRPPELAVSVLPRETGFILKGTTTASRLYLNYDDGRQEIIPLDARGNFQWPLSGGEKSVLLVALDQATSGVTGQKIDLESTVGEGFWDTFGHWAEEDIKKMAARGILEGYEDGSFRPDSPVRRVELVAMLVRLAGWAPGSGEPLPFRDAAAIPAWAQGIVAAARTHGLVAGYEDGTFRPDRPVSRVEAAAFFTRYLEIVSKGTGNGSAADEAAPPSGTTAPLPAASPAGQAENSRTGVSNAGSPLTGAAPGTSMPDSLPFRDRDDVPAWGREAVARAYTKGLMRGVAPDVFAPLSPLTRAQAAAVLARM from the coding sequence ATGGGCATAAGTTTACATAAAACAAAAACCGTTACCAGGGTACTTGTCTTTTCTATGTTCCTGCTCCTGCTGGTCCTCCTGGGACCTCCCCCTGGGCGGCAGGGCCGGGGCTTCCTCACCGACCGCGCCGCGGATATCATCGGCGCCCGGCCCCTGGCGGCGCCGGGCCTGGTGGCACCGGCCGGTCTTACCGGCAAGGGCGAGATTGTGGGCCTGGCCGACAGCGGCCTGGATGTCGGTAGTGCGAGCGACATTCACCCCGACCTGCAGGGCGCTCCCGGCCAGATGCCCAAAGTGGTCATGCTCAAGAGCTGGGCGGGGAGGGAAAAGGCCGACGACCCTGTCGGCCACGGCACCCACCTGGCCGGTATTATCGCCGGTACAGGTGCGGCCTCAAACGATCAGTACCGCGGCATCGCCCCCGGGGCCAGCATCTATTTCCAGGGCCTGTTAAACTCCAGGGGGGAAATGGCGATCCCCGAAGACCTTTCCCGCCTCTTCCGACCCGCCTATGAGGCCGGCGTCCGCATTCACGTCGACGGCTGGGGCGGCGGTCCCAACGCCTACCGCGACGCTGCCGCCCAGATTGACAGCTTTGTCCGCCAGTACCCCGACTTCCTTCCCATCTTCGGCGCCGGCAACAGCGGGCCGGTCCAGGGGTCCCTTACAACCGAAGCCAACAGCAAAAACGCCCTGGTGGTAGGGGCGAGCGAGTCCGTGCGCCCCGCTTTCAGCCCCGACGCCAATGATGCCAGCCGCCAGGCCGATTTCTCCAGCCGCGGCCCCACCGGTGACGGGCGCAATAAACCCGATCTCCTGGCGCCGGGTACGGGTATCGTCGCTCCCCGCTCCCGCCTGGTAGAAGGCAATTTCCCGCCCAATGCCAGCTATAACGTCCAGAGCGGCACCAGCCAGGCAGCGGCCGTGACCGGCGGTGCCGCGGCTATCTTACGCCAGTACCTGAAAACAAGGGGTTTTTCCGACCCCTCTGCGGCACTGTTGAAGGCCGCCCTGGTCAACGGCGCCTGGACGCCGCCGGAAGGGCCGACGGCTGCTTTTCCCGGCATCCTGGACCTGGCCGGAACTGTCCTGGCCCTGGAGGAAAAGAGCATGCACCTTGTGGATGCCGGAGAAGGCCTGGCAGCGGGGCAGGAGATGACCTTCCAGGTCGAAGTGAATGCCGCAGCTGCGCCTTTCAAGGCCACCCTGGCCTGGACCGACCCGGCACCGGCACCCGGAGCCGAGGCCGCCCTGGTCAATGACCTGGACCTGGTGGTAATTGCGCCCGACGGCCGCCAGTTTTTCGGTAATGATTATAACGATACCGGTAAAGCCGACCGCCGCAACAATCTGGAAAAAGTTTACATAAAAGACCCGGCCCCCGGCACTTACACCGTTAAAGTACGGGCCATAACCATCACCAAAAGCGCTCTGCCCGGGACCCGGCAGCCGGTCCAGGATTTTGCCCTGGCCTTCGGTCGGCCCCTGGAGCGGGGAGTGGTGGCCGGGGTAAACGGCAACAGCGTGATTTTAAGCGACGGCCGCACCATTACCGCCCCGCCAGGGGGCATCAAAAACTGCGTCGACGGCGCTGTGGCCCCGGCCGATAGCGCCTCCATCCTGCCGGGCTCCGAAGCCTACCTGGGGCCGCAAACCCTGTATATAGTAGGCCGTAGCTGGCAGGCCGCCGGCGTCCAGGCCCTGCAGACCGGCCAGGGCAGCCTGTTCCTGGAGATTAACAGCCAGGCCCGGACCGGCGGCTACTACTTCAATCCTGCCGGGAGCCTTTCCGTCAACGACCGTCCCGGCATAGCCGCGGACCTGCCGCCCGGCTTTTCCCTGGACGCCACCCTCAATCCGGCAACCCAGACTCTGTGGCGGGTCCGGGCCGGCTATCAGGAAAAGGAAGGCATTCTCGCCCGCATTGACCTGGAAAAGCGAGAACTCTGGCTCCTGGGACGCGATGCCCCCTATACCTTCAGTCCGCATGTCGCCGTAACCTTTGCCGATAAACTGGTAGATGCCGGCAGGGAGGATCTCCCTTACGGCGCCGCCGGGCGGGCCGAAGCCGGGTCCCTGGTGCCGGGTATGGCCGTGCACCTGGTTTTCGATCCGGCAACAGGCCTGGTGGAATACATCGCCGTAAAAAGAGAGCTGGCCCTGGGACAGGTGACCAGGGTTGAGGGCAATAGCCTCACCCTGGCCACCGGCGCCACCTATACCCTTTTTCCCGGCGCGCCCGTCAAGCGCGACGGCGAGCCGGCGCAGGTGGCCGCCGTCCGCCCCGGCGACTGGGCGGTTCTGAACCTTATGTCCGGCAGCCGGCAGATAATAGCCCTGACGGCTTACAGCAATGTCACTTACGGCCGCGTCCTCTATGTGAGCGCGAACCGGCGCAGCCTGTACCTCATGGATTATGCCAATCAGTTTCGGATTTACGGACTGGATGATAGCACGGAAGTATTTCGCTGGGGGCTCCCCGTCAGCGTCGCTACTTTAAGTCCGGGCGACTGGGTGCGCCTGACGATAGCTCCGGGAGGAGAAAAGGCCTGGCGCGCCGATATAGCTGCCCCGGCCGGTGAAACCGGTAAAGTCCTGGCCGGCGTTGACGGGCGGCAGGGCCTCCTGCGCACCGCCGACGGCGGCAGCTACTTTTTAAGCGACCGCACCCTGGTCACTCTAAACGGCTACCGGGTGGACGCTGCCGGCCTGCCGGCCTGGGTGCCCGTGACCCTTACCCTTCTGGAAGGGCCGGAAGGGTCCATCCTGGCCCGGGTAGCAGCTGCGAGCTTTCCCGCCAGCCGGCCGCCGGAACTGGCCGTCTCGGTCCTGCCACGGGAAACCGGCTTCATCCTTAAAGGGACCACTACCGCCAGCCGCCTGTATTTAAACTATGATGACGGCAGACAGGAGATAATTCCGCTGGATGCCAGGGGCAATTTCCAGTGGCCTTTATCAGGCGGGGAAAAAAGCGTCCTCCTGGTGGCCCTGGACCAGGCGACGAGCGGGGTGACGGGGCAGAAAATCGACCTGGAAAGCACGGTAGGAGAGGGTTTCTGGGATACCTTTGGCCACTGGGCGGAAGAGGACATCAAGAAAATGGCCGCCCGGGGTATACTGGAGGGCTATGAGGACGGCAGCTTTCGTCCGGACAGCCCGGTGCGGCGGGTGGAGCTGGTAGCCATGCTGGTCCGCCTGGCCGGCTGGGCGCCCGGCAGCGGGGAACCCCTGCCTTTCAGAGACGCGGCCGCCATCCCGGCCTGGGCGCAGGGCATTGTGGCCGCGGCCCGGACCCACGGCCTGGTAGCCGGCTATGAAGACGGCACCTTCCGACCGGACCGGCCCGTCAGCCGCGTGGAAGCGGCGGCCTTTTTCACCCGTTACCTGGAGATAGTAAGTAAAGGCACCGGGAACGGCAGCGCCGCAGACGAGGCCGCCCCTCCCTCCGGAACGACCGCGCCGCTCCCGGCAGCTTCCCCGGCCGGACAGGCAGAAAACTCCCGGACGGGTGTATCTAACGCGGGCAGCCCCCTTACCGGCGCGGCACCTGGTACCTCCATGCCGGATTCCCTCCCCTTCCGCGACCGGGACGACGTCCCGGCGTGGGGCCGGGAGGCCGTGGCCCGCGCCTATACAAAAGGCCTCATGCGCGGCGTGGCGCCGGACGTCTTTGCCCCCCTCTCCCCCCTCACCCGCGCCCAGGCCGCGGCCGTCCTGGCACGGATGTAG
- a CDS encoding WecB/TagA/CpsF family glycosyltransferase, translating to MSSCYVLGNRVDPLTLAGAVARVAEFIAAGNPHHVVTLNAEIAYRAYREPDLRAVINRAHLVTADGAGILWAARKLGTLLPERVTGIDLLQALAAEGARRGWRFYLYGAAPGVAEAAAARLVREHPGLVVAGTSHGYLSAREIPGLIEAIKEARPHILLVGLGAPKQEYWIAGHLKELQVPVAMGVGGSFDVLAGRARRAPAWVQRLNLEWLYRVLQEPARVKRTLALPKFMLAVLRQACKKG from the coding sequence ATGTCAAGCTGCTATGTCCTGGGCAACCGGGTCGATCCCCTCACCCTGGCCGGGGCTGTGGCCAGGGTGGCAGAGTTTATCGCGGCCGGTAACCCCCACCATGTGGTGACGCTGAACGCGGAAATCGCCTACCGGGCCTACCGTGAGCCGGATCTCCGGGCCGTCATCAACCGCGCCCACCTGGTAACGGCCGACGGCGCCGGCATCCTCTGGGCGGCCCGCAAGCTGGGAACGCTGCTGCCGGAACGGGTTACGGGCATCGACCTCCTCCAGGCCCTGGCGGCAGAGGGCGCCCGCCGGGGCTGGCGTTTTTACCTCTACGGCGCCGCCCCCGGCGTGGCTGAGGCGGCGGCTGCCAGATTAGTCAGGGAACATCCCGGCCTGGTGGTGGCCGGCACCAGCCATGGTTACCTGTCAGCCCGGGAAATACCGGGACTTATAGAGGCTATCAAAGAAGCGCGACCCCATATTCTCCTTGTGGGCCTCGGCGCCCCGAAGCAGGAATACTGGATCGCCGGCCACCTCAAAGAGCTCCAGGTGCCGGTGGCCATGGGCGTGGGGGGAAGCTTCGATGTCCTGGCGGGACGGGCGCGGCGGGCACCGGCCTGGGTGCAGCGGCTGAACCTGGAATGGCTGTACCGGGTGCTCCAGGAGCCGGCAAGGGTCAAAAGAACGCTGGCCCTGCCGAAGTTTATGCTGGCAGTACTGCGGCAGGCCTGCAAAAAGGGCTGA
- a CDS encoding LCP family protein gives MATPDQYQTEFWGERSALARRRRRSSLPLILGLMLLAFFTFGVFAFAGYRLANLWLTGGLATGQGNKDGSGLAEAAPGRPQTILLIGIDRRQPQEPSRSDTIILAVLDPGKPGVDLLSIPRDTRVKIPGHGYDKINAAHALGGPQLLMDTINDFLGTHIEKYVEVDFQGFEKIIDILGGVDIDVDKRMYYPEEGINLRPGFQHLNGHDALGYVRYRYDPEGDITRIGRQQKFIKALIDQTLKLSTIPKIPKLVNEISKEVTTNLSIKEMLSLAISMKDLNGSAVTSYLLPGEGRYINGISYYLVDQKKLAETLAAIPNLR, from the coding sequence ATGGCGACACCAGACCAGTATCAAACCGAATTCTGGGGTGAAAGGTCGGCCCTGGCCAGGCGCCGCCGCCGCAGCTCCCTTCCTTTGATTTTGGGTTTAATGCTGCTGGCCTTTTTTACCTTTGGCGTCTTCGCCTTTGCCGGTTACCGGCTGGCCAACCTCTGGCTGACCGGGGGCCTGGCGACCGGCCAGGGGAATAAGGACGGCAGCGGCCTGGCCGAGGCGGCACCCGGCCGGCCCCAGACCATTTTGCTCATCGGCATCGACCGGCGCCAGCCCCAGGAGCCTTCCCGGTCCGATACCATTATCCTGGCGGTCCTCGATCCCGGGAAACCGGGGGTTGACCTCCTCTCCATACCGCGGGACACGCGGGTAAAAATACCCGGCCACGGCTATGATAAAATCAACGCCGCCCACGCCCTGGGCGGCCCGCAGCTGCTAATGGACACCATCAACGATTTCCTGGGCACCCATATCGAGAAGTATGTGGAAGTCGACTTCCAGGGGTTTGAAAAAATCATTGACATCCTGGGCGGCGTTGATATTGACGTGGACAAGCGCATGTATTACCCGGAAGAGGGCATTAATCTCCGCCCGGGATTCCAGCACTTGAACGGCCACGATGCCCTGGGCTACGTGCGTTATCGCTACGACCCGGAAGGAGACATCACCAGGATCGGCCGCCAGCAGAAATTTATCAAGGCCCTCATTGACCAGACCCTGAAACTAAGCACCATCCCTAAAATCCCAAAGCTGGTTAATGAAATCAGCAAGGAAGTCACGACCAACCTGAGCATTAAGGAAATGCTTTCCCTGGCGATAAGTATGAAGGATTTAAACGGCAGCGCCGTGACCTCATACTTGCTTCCCGGAGAAGGCAGGTACATCAACGGCATCAGCTATTACCTGGTCGACCAGAAAAAGCTGGCGGAAACCCTGGCCGCCATACCCAACCTGCGGTAA
- a CDS encoding copper amine oxidase N-terminal domain-containing protein has translation MERSSLRNWKIALPLVLLMAAGIYFTGRSVQAGGPEPGSSQDPLVTKSYVDNYINSRVRELQGQLDNINRQIAELEARVTALEQRPVIKLTIGSKTAYVGGTAKQLPVAPYQTGNGTSMVPFRFIGEALGAKVDYNAATQTVSYTTAAHSVILKIGTLSGTFDGRKVDIPAPATLINGTTMVPVRVISQGLGARVDWDQATMTITIRP, from the coding sequence ATGGAGCGTTCTTCCTTACGTAACTGGAAAATAGCCCTGCCCCTGGTCCTGCTAATGGCTGCCGGCATTTATTTTACCGGCCGGTCAGTCCAGGCCGGAGGACCGGAGCCGGGCAGCAGCCAGGACCCCCTGGTGACTAAATCTTATGTCGACAATTATATCAACAGCCGCGTTCGGGAACTGCAGGGGCAGCTTGATAACATAAACAGGCAGATTGCCGAGCTGGAAGCCAGGGTAACGGCCCTGGAGCAGCGGCCGGTGATTAAGTTAACAATCGGCAGCAAAACGGCCTATGTGGGCGGCACCGCCAAACAGCTGCCGGTTGCTCCCTACCAGACGGGCAACGGTACCTCCATGGTTCCCTTCCGCTTTATCGGCGAGGCCCTGGGGGCTAAAGTTGATTATAATGCAGCGACGCAAACTGTCAGTTATACCACGGCAGCACATTCCGTTATACTGAAAATCGGTACTCTGAGCGGTACCTTTGACGGCCGGAAAGTCGACATTCCTGCGCCGGCCACCTTGATAAACGGGACGACCATGGTGCCGGTGCGGGTCATCAGCCAGGGTCTGGGAGCCAGGGTGGATTGGGATCAGGCTACGATGACCATTACCATCAGGCCATGA